In the Sarcophilus harrisii chromosome 3, mSarHar1.11, whole genome shotgun sequence genome, one interval contains:
- the ERFE gene encoding erythroferrone, with product MGVPAGRPRGAQGPAQPLPAQQPAPRRPGERSCLGVGLAVRGDSGRPQGTRRGPRRRAPRPGPAAAVLASCRLLLLLLGLLAAASCAGSEESQRDGGGRGPERRPPGNALPRERGPSGGPPPSSNDPEAPTTEKPQSINPRDAWMLFVRQSNKGVNGKKKSTGKSRKYKLGLPGPPGPPGPQGPPGPFISPEDLWKEFQVLLKGAVKHRDKVGPRPCEGCGAGDAGDAGAEEEEKAEAAADEEDVLALVAGPLVESRRPQRVEAAFHCRVRRNTSIERRSLQELQLYHLPGKEGSFQRGPGLNLTSGQYTVPITGFYTFAATLYVAPSGDHQKKAPSRSRDRLRVLICIQSLCQRNMSLEAITGLEHSGELFTVTVHGVLYLQAGQYVSVFIDNATGSSLTIRGGSDFSAVFLGL from the exons ATGGGGGTCCCCGCGGGGCGTCCCCGGGGCGCGCAGGGTCCTGCCCAGCCGCTGCCCGCACAGCAGCCAGCGCCTAGGCGCCCGGGGGAGCGCTCCTGCCTGG GTGTCGGCCTCGCCGTCCGCGGAGACTCGGGGCGCCCGCAGGGGACGCGCAGGGGCCCCCGCCGGAGGGCCCCGCGCCCCGGGCCGGCCGCGGCCGTCCTCGCCAGCTGCCGcctcctgctgctgctcctgGGGCTGCTGGCGGCCGCCTCCTGCGCTGGCTCGGAGGAGTCGCAGAGAGACGGCGGGGGCCGCGGTCCCGAGAGGCGGCCTCCGGGGAACGCGCTCCCCAGGGAGCGGGGGCCCAGCGGCGGCCCCCCGCCGTCCTCCAACGACCCG GAAGCCCCCACCACCGAGAAGCCCCAAAGCATCAACCCCAGGGACGCCTGGATGCTTTTCGTCAGACAGTCCAACAAAGGGGTCAATGGCAAAAAGAAGAGCACGGGGAAATCCAGGAAGTACAAG CTGGGGCTCCCAGGGCCGCCCGGCCCCCCCGGTCCCCAGGGCCCCCCGGGGCCTTTCATCTCGCCAGAGGATTTATGGAAGGAATTCCAAGTGCTGCTGAAAG GGGCGGTGAAGCATCGGGACAAGGTGGGCCCGAGGCCCTGCGAGGGCTGCGGGGCCGGGGACGCCGGGGACGCCGGGGccgaggaggaggagaaggccGAGGCCGCGGCTGACGAGGAGGACGTCCTGGCCCTGGTGGCGGGGCCCCTGGTGGAGAGCCGGAGACCTCAGCGAGTGGAGGCCGCCTTCCACTGCCGGGTGCGGAGGAACACGTCCATTGAGCGCCGGTCCCTGCAGGAGCTGCAGCTCTACCACCTG CCCGGAAAAGAGGGGTCGTTCCAGCGCGGGCCGGGGCTGAACCTCACCAGCGGCCAGTACACGGTGCCCATCACGGGCTTCTACACCTTCGCCGCGACCCTGTACGTCG CGCCCAGCGGCGACCACCAGAAGAAGGCACCCTCTCGGTCCCGGGACCGCCTGCGGGTGCTGATCTGCATCCAGTCCCTGTGCCAGCGCAATAT GTCTCTGGAGGCCATCACCGGCCTGGAGCACAGCGGCGAGCTCTTCACCGTCACGGTGCACGGAGTCCTGTATCTGCAG GCTGGCCAGTATGTCTCGGTCTTCATAGACAACGCGACCGGGTCGTCTCTCACCATCCGCGGAGGTTCGGACTTCAGTGCCGTTTTCTTGGGGCTGTGA